The Papaver somniferum cultivar HN1 unplaced genomic scaffold, ASM357369v1 unplaced-scaffold_107, whole genome shotgun sequence genome includes a region encoding these proteins:
- the LOC113328368 gene encoding auxin-responsive protein SAUR78-like encodes MAAKFCQLMKFKSVIKKWRSMGKHNRSISSSSVADIQNSTSFTVDNDMLVRDDQINRSTPPAGLGSGGGGHGLQAVYVGKSRRRYLISSDIIDHPLVRELVVRSSSVGCESELSASAGITFDCEVVMFEHLLWMIENSDPLEDHESSIDGDDDHELVDYYVCS; translated from the coding sequence ATGGCAGCTAAATTCTGTCAGTTGATGAAGTTCAAATCAGTCATAAAGAAATGGAGATCCATGGGCAAGCACAACAGAAGTATTAGCTCATCCTCCGTAGCCGATATTCAAAATTCAACCTCGTTCACCGTCGACAACGATATGTTAGTAAGAGATGATCAGATTAACAGAAGTACTCCGCCGGCAGGgttagggagtggtggtggtggtcatgGTCTTCAAGCTGTATACGTTGGTAAATCTCGACGTCGTTATCTGATTAGCTCCGACATCATTGATCACCCTCTTGTCCGCGAGCTAGTGGTCAGGTCATCCTCAGTCGGTTGCGAATCGGAACTAAGTGCTTCTGCTGGAATAACATTTGATTGTGAAGTTGTTATGTTTGAACATTTGTTATGGATGATTGAGAATTCAGACCCGCTGGAGGATCACGAGTCAAGTATAGACGGTGACGACGACCATGAGCTTGTCGATTACTACGTCTGTTCATAA
- the LOC113327669 gene encoding major latex protein 146-like produces MAQLHKLVFETEIKCSADKYFGLFSHNATQLPGLFPRIFKSVEVIEGDGTSVGSIRLSKYVLGEKETTSKDRIIAFDQEKRSITNEVMEGEIMNYYKALPAKFDVVPKQCAAGNESFIKWSLRRLTTISLIQLLILMHSS; encoded by the exons ATGGCTCAACTTCACAAGCTTGTATTTGAAACTGAAATAAAATGCAGTGCAGATAAGTACTTTGGCTTGTTTAGTCACAATGCAACTCAGTTGCCTGGATTATTTCCTAGGATTTTCAAAAGTGTCGAAGTCATCGAAGGAGACGGAACTAGCGTTGGCTCTATCAGGCTTTCGAAATATGTTCTGG GGGAAAAGGAAACCACATCGAAGGACAGAATAATAGCGTTCGACCAGGAAAAGAGATCAATCACTAATGAGGTCATGGaaggagaaatcatgaattattATAAAGCTTTACCTGCTAAATTTGATGTGGTTCCAAAGCAGTGTGCTGCTGGGAATGAGAGCTTCATAAAATGGAGTTTGAGAAGGTTAACGACAATATCCCTGATCCAACTGCTTATATTGATGCACTCAAGTTAG